In Streptomyces sp. NBC_00569, a single genomic region encodes these proteins:
- a CDS encoding helix-turn-helix domain-containing protein has protein sequence MSDDGSASAAQSRAATSSTGPTVPAHAVESVLTALASEADVAALDALLAGPDLRHLSPAARQAMRTIGHTLAEARSRQALLNAIYETALEITAKRDREAAIRTIVRSARTIVGSDMAYLSLNDYATEETYIHTTDGVVTSAYRSLRMPFGTGILGAVADSDVPAATRDYLADESVHHIASVDEAVRAEGVRAILGAPLHVEGRVIGALLVADRYPRSYDHDQASTLNSLASLAAVALETAQLVESLHHSLDQARHAEAESRRHVTDLQRLERADAALVSALSSMEGLSRIEAEVATILGTDVQMVTADMLSGARTTAGHDARRLSELAQESRRTGEPATGDLRPADQRSTDPEANSPAQTRMTTTVMAAVVGDKVLGVICASGPLSALDGLILQRAATTLIAQLLFDQAIAEAGTREQSELLDLVLAEDATGPSLPVLQRKLAEHGIHVEASLAVLIVDSQEPETAHAVVARVVHETAAGVGLVASHRGHVCALLPSEAPSHIGTEISTELQRRNVAATVGCAGPGRGIASVRDTHERAHRLARALRLLGREGEVATESMLGSVGLVLGAQDTALHRAIVQDTIGPALVYDTEHGTSMAPTALAYLDANRSVAATAARLHLHQNTVRQRLDKLDRLLGADWRDGTRVLDVHLALRLWQLSHL, from the coding sequence ATGTCTGACGATGGCTCCGCCTCGGCCGCACAGTCCCGCGCGGCCACCTCCTCGACCGGCCCCACGGTGCCCGCCCATGCTGTCGAATCCGTCCTGACCGCCCTGGCCTCCGAGGCCGACGTGGCAGCCCTCGACGCGCTGCTCGCGGGCCCGGATCTCCGACACCTGTCACCCGCGGCCCGGCAAGCGATGCGGACGATCGGTCACACCCTCGCCGAGGCTCGCTCACGGCAGGCTCTGCTCAATGCCATCTACGAGACGGCCCTCGAGATCACGGCCAAGCGCGACCGCGAAGCGGCGATCCGCACGATCGTGCGCAGTGCGCGCACGATCGTCGGCTCGGACATGGCGTACTTGAGCCTCAACGACTACGCCACGGAAGAGACGTACATCCACACCACGGACGGTGTCGTCACTTCTGCCTACCGCTCCCTGCGCATGCCGTTCGGCACGGGCATCCTCGGCGCCGTCGCCGACTCGGACGTGCCCGCTGCCACCCGCGACTATCTGGCCGACGAGAGCGTGCACCACATCGCGTCCGTCGACGAGGCGGTCCGCGCCGAAGGAGTACGGGCGATCCTCGGTGCGCCCCTGCACGTCGAGGGCCGTGTGATCGGAGCACTCCTGGTCGCGGACCGCTACCCCCGTAGTTACGACCACGACCAGGCATCGACGCTCAACTCCCTTGCCTCGCTGGCCGCCGTCGCCCTCGAGACCGCGCAACTGGTGGAGAGCCTCCATCACTCGCTCGACCAGGCACGGCATGCCGAGGCTGAGAGCCGGCGCCACGTCACGGACCTTCAGCGGCTGGAACGAGCCGACGCCGCGCTGGTATCCGCGCTGTCCTCGATGGAGGGACTGAGTCGCATCGAGGCGGAGGTCGCGACGATTCTCGGCACCGACGTGCAGATGGTGACCGCCGACATGCTGAGTGGAGCGCGGACCACGGCCGGGCACGACGCCCGACGGTTGAGCGAGCTGGCGCAGGAGTCCCGCCGCACCGGGGAGCCGGCGACGGGCGACCTGCGCCCGGCCGACCAGCGCTCGACCGACCCGGAGGCGAACTCCCCGGCGCAGACACGAATGACGACGACCGTGATGGCCGCGGTCGTGGGCGACAAGGTACTGGGCGTGATCTGCGCCTCCGGTCCCCTCAGCGCGCTCGACGGCCTCATCCTGCAACGGGCCGCCACCACCCTCATCGCCCAGTTGCTGTTCGATCAGGCCATCGCGGAGGCGGGCACGCGCGAGCAGTCCGAGCTCCTCGATCTCGTGCTGGCCGAGGACGCGACCGGCCCTTCCCTGCCTGTGCTGCAGCGAAAGCTCGCCGAGCACGGCATCCACGTAGAGGCGTCACTGGCCGTCTTGATCGTCGATTCGCAGGAACCGGAGACGGCTCACGCGGTCGTCGCCCGCGTCGTCCATGAGACGGCGGCCGGCGTCGGACTGGTCGCGTCGCACCGTGGGCACGTGTGCGCGCTGCTGCCCTCCGAGGCTCCGTCGCACATCGGCACCGAGATCTCCACCGAGCTGCAGCGCAGGAACGTGGCGGCCACGGTCGGTTGCGCGGGCCCCGGGCGTGGCATCGCGTCGGTCCGCGACACGCACGAACGGGCGCACCGGCTCGCGCGGGCGCTCCGGCTGCTCGGGCGGGAGGGCGAGGTGGCGACGGAGTCGATGCTGGGCAGTGTCGGGCTCGTTCTCGGGGCGCAGGACACGGCGTTGCACCGCGCCATCGTCCAGGACACCATCGGTCCTGCCCTCGTATACGACACCGAGCACGGCACCTCCATGGCGCCCACCGCCCTGGCGTACCTGGATGCCAACCGCAGCGTCGCCGCCACCGCGGCGCGCCTCCACCTGCACCAGAACACCGTGCGTCAGCGGCTGGACAAGCTCGACCGTCTGCTGGGCGCCGACTGGCGGGACGGCACGCGCGTACTCGACGTCCACCTCGCGCTGCGCCTCTGGCAACTCTCGCATCTCTGA
- a CDS encoding esterase/lipase family protein has protein sequence MSRISDASATRRNRSALTALAVAGTLALGGAATAPRAEAATRTPVVFVHGYAESPSNWSAAKASFEAAGYPASDLFTYQYTWTQSNKTSAQGLASYVQQVLATTGASQVDIVNHSMGGMVTNWYVNELGGQPYVKHMASLAGANHGSSNASSCQTYTSCQEMYPGSSFLTTVNSGDETPGSTKYATWYSPCDGMINPYTSTKLAGATNNYVACETHMAYLSDATILSAVRKFLTT, from the coding sequence ATGAGCCGCATTTCTGATGCCTCCGCCACACGCCGCAACCGCTCCGCACTCACCGCGCTCGCCGTCGCGGGCACGCTCGCCCTCGGCGGCGCGGCCACGGCCCCCCGGGCCGAGGCCGCCACCCGCACTCCGGTCGTCTTCGTGCACGGCTATGCCGAGAGCCCGTCCAACTGGAGCGCCGCAAAAGCATCGTTCGAGGCCGCCGGGTACCCGGCCAGCGACCTGTTCACCTACCAGTACACCTGGACGCAGTCGAACAAGACCAGCGCTCAGGGCCTGGCCAGCTACGTACAGCAGGTGCTGGCCACCACCGGAGCCAGCCAGGTCGACATCGTCAACCACTCCATGGGCGGCATGGTCACCAACTGGTACGTCAATGAGCTCGGCGGGCAACCGTACGTGAAGCACATGGCCTCACTGGCCGGCGCCAACCACGGGAGCAGCAACGCCTCTTCCTGCCAGACGTACACCTCGTGTCAGGAGATGTACCCCGGCTCGTCCTTCCTGACCACCGTCAACTCCGGCGACGAGACCCCCGGCAGCACCAAGTACGCCACCTGGTACTCGCCCTGCGACGGCATGATCAACCCCTACACCAGCACCAAACTCGCCGGGGCCACCAACAACTACGTGGCCTGCGAGACACACATGGCGTACCTCTCCGATGCGACGATCCTCAGCGCCGTACGGAAGTTCCTGACGACCTGA
- a CDS encoding MFS transporter: protein MAGTVAEWYEFFIYGTAASLVFGELFFPGSDNPLDGVIAAFATYAIGFVARPVGGLVFGHFGDRYGRKQLLQISLLLVGASTFLMGCLPGFDTWGYLAPVALVTLRFVQGFAVGGEWGGAVLLVSEHSPDDRRGTWAAFPQAAVPLGNLIATIVLLSLNAVMSQDMFLTWGWRIAFWLSAVIIIVGYYVRKNIEDAPLFVEALERQKEREEEQAGLRELLSRHPRQVLAGMAARFGDNTLYYLIATFTITYLTVSKDMSSQTVLLLMLIGNAFQTGFMILAGYVSDRIGRRPTYLLGGVSGLAWAVGYFFALETANFWVILAAIVVGLGVHAMLYAPLGAMLSEMFPTRVRYTGVSFCYQVTSIFAGSLAPIIAALLLSHFGSTVPITIYILVVLAVSTTTVFAAYKETSGASLRAIDEQDHSARQDTAPVGAAR from the coding sequence ATGGCCGGCACCGTCGCCGAGTGGTACGAGTTCTTCATCTACGGAACGGCCGCGAGCCTCGTCTTCGGCGAGCTGTTCTTCCCCGGGTCCGACAACCCGCTCGACGGGGTGATCGCCGCCTTCGCGACGTACGCCATCGGCTTTGTCGCCCGCCCAGTGGGCGGCCTCGTCTTCGGGCACTTCGGTGACCGGTACGGGCGCAAGCAGCTCCTGCAGATCTCGCTCCTGCTCGTCGGCGCGTCGACCTTTCTGATGGGCTGTCTGCCGGGCTTCGACACCTGGGGCTACCTGGCGCCGGTCGCTCTGGTGACCTTGCGGTTCGTCCAGGGCTTCGCCGTCGGCGGCGAGTGGGGCGGTGCCGTGCTGCTCGTCAGCGAGCACAGCCCCGACGACCGCCGCGGCACCTGGGCCGCGTTCCCTCAGGCGGCCGTGCCACTTGGGAACCTGATCGCCACGATCGTCCTGCTGAGCCTCAACGCCGTCATGTCACAGGACATGTTCCTCACCTGGGGCTGGCGCATCGCGTTCTGGCTGTCGGCCGTGATCATCATCGTCGGCTACTACGTACGCAAGAACATCGAGGACGCCCCGCTCTTCGTCGAAGCCCTCGAGCGGCAGAAAGAGCGGGAGGAGGAACAGGCCGGACTCAGGGAACTGCTCAGCCGCCACCCTCGACAGGTCCTCGCAGGAATGGCCGCACGCTTCGGTGACAACACGCTCTACTACCTCATCGCCACGTTCACGATCACGTACCTCACCGTGTCGAAGGACATGTCCAGCCAGACCGTGCTCCTGCTCATGCTCATCGGGAACGCCTTCCAGACCGGCTTCATGATCCTCGCCGGGTACGTGTCCGATCGCATCGGCCGGCGCCCCACCTACCTCCTGGGCGGGGTGAGCGGGCTCGCCTGGGCCGTCGGCTACTTCTTCGCTCTCGAGACAGCGAACTTCTGGGTGATCCTCGCGGCGATCGTCGTCGGCCTCGGGGTGCACGCGATGCTCTACGCCCCCCTGGGGGCGATGCTCAGCGAGATGTTCCCGACCCGGGTCCGGTACACGGGAGTGTCGTTCTGCTACCAGGTGACGTCGATCTTCGCGGGCTCCCTCGCCCCGATCATCGCTGCCCTGCTGCTGTCTCACTTCGGCTCGACCGTGCCCATCACGATCTACATCCTCGTTGTCCTCGCGGTGTCGACCACCACGGTCTTCGCGGCGTACAAGGAAACCTCCGGGGCATCGCTGCGCGCCATCGACGAACAGGATCACTCAGCTCGGCAGGACACGGCACCGGTAGGAGCGGCACGATGA